Proteins encoded in a region of the Magallana gigas chromosome 8, xbMagGiga1.1, whole genome shotgun sequence genome:
- the LOC105334304 gene encoding uncharacterized protein, with amino-acid sequence MEGNQGGPGGVENELRRMGGRLIFVISLCLALLGLVLLYQTHNPSGDVTCPQLFFDVSTMHNDLEISGNGDVIANTNRYVKIRLENYHGILGIFSVGNIGEFQIKISVTIDIQKKIKGDDPLFEIAFAERKQLKNDAFDRKIKTSLSILGKKCSSKHMCLIVQRRGVTYKKMEITGINVGSYIGVLTMTKENDSIVIHVSDKEPICKPLLKLPQDNIFNKDIVPVYGVTKNDSTARVLLTVIRDVGNVASFDETTCHKTIYTSGDGKAIANYNVGIQFRRGGAFSKAYRGVLGDIAFKENNNDNESFLLKPDYFEIKVHFDVDLRNTEVESSLFEFGLSPRNLIDNHKVLRYHSSAIIVSIGRCTKRLRLCMSYWQDGTQDRMYTAFGQYYEKVNDSFTFGLKVDSSEHIVSVYLVNERKEWVHDFLDVTFVRPLYPVFGLTDRTFVKIHLLSSSSVTKMYSVLGFFPQYPACEI; translated from the exons ATGGAAGGAAATCAAG GAGGTCCTGGTGgtgttgaaaatgaattacGTCGAATGGGTGGAAGATTAATCTTTGTCATATCACTATGTCTGGCGCTGCTTGGTCTTGTATTATTGTATCAAACACATAATCCTAGTGGTGATGTCACAT gtccCCAGCTGTTTTTCGACGTGTCTACCATGCATAATGACCTGGAAATATCTGGAAACGGCGATGTAATTGCCAATACAAATCGCTATGTTAAGATACGTCTTGAAAATTACCATGGAATTCTTGGTATTTTCTCTGTGGGTAACATAGgggaatttcaaataaaaataagtgttacaatagatatacagaaaaaaataaaaggagacGATCCATTGTTTGAAATAGCTTTTGCTGAACGAAAACAACTGAAAAACGAtgcatttgatagaaaaatcaaaacgaGTTTAAGCATACTCGGAAAGAAGTGTAGTAGCAAACACATGTGTTTAATTGTACAGAGACGAGGGGTGACTTACAAGAAGATGGAAATCACTGGTATAAATGTCGGAAGCTACATTGGAGTGCTCACAATGACCAAGGAAAATGACAGTATTGTTATTCATGTCTCGGACAAAGAACCGATTTGCAAACCGTTACTGAAACTTCCACAAGACAACATATTCAATAAAGACATTGTTCCAGTTTATGGAGTTACAAAAAATGACAGTACAGCGAGAGTGCTTCTTACAGTGATAAGAGATGTAGGCAATGTCGCTAGTTTTGATGAGACGACTTgtcataaaacaatatatacatcTGGTGATGGAAAAGCCATAGCTAACTATAATGTCGGTATTCAATTTAGACGGGGAGGGGCTTTTTCAAAGGCTTACCGTGGGGTTCTAGGTGATATtgcttttaaagaaaacaacaatgatAACGAGAGTTTTCTTTTGAAACCAGACTACTTTGAAATTAAAGTTCATTTTGATGTTGATTTACGGAACACCGAAGTTGAAAGTTCGTTGTTTGAATTTGGACTTTCCCCTAGAAATCTCATCGACAACCACAAAGTCTTAAGGTACCATTCAAGTGCTATCATTGTATCTATTGGACGCTGTACCAAGAGACTGCGTCTCTGTATGTCTTACTGGCAAGATGGGACACAAGATAGAATGTACACAGCTTTTGGTCAATACTATGAGAAAGTTAATGATTCTTTTACATTTGGGTTAAAGGTTGATTCTTCGGAGCATATAGTAAGTGTTTATTTAGTAAATGAAAGAAAGGAGTGGGTTCACGATTTTCTAGATGTGACCTTTGTTCGTCCCCTGTATCCTGTGTTTGGATTGACAGACAGAACGTTTGTCAAAATTCACCTTTTATCGTCATCATCAGTGACAAAAATGTACAGCGTATTAGGGTTTTTTCCACAATATCCTGCTTGTGAAATTTGA
- the LOC105334315 gene encoding uncharacterized protein produces MCLNTMFSTWTWSLVVALVAVLYVVNRQIKGTADVNCPTFYMNSTSLHPDIYLSEMDTVVSNYNGNAQNTMTDEKQLKKYKGVIGKDQISTETETRFEIGFSFQIISGIENNDVLLQVGVANNDVIDLHTTMGKHQTAWTVSAAGCRSQYVCLIAESDGEILKSIPISEKKINSTVSKKIIYQLLPDENTVTVYINTFANKFIVFKNVEFTNALRLAVGVYNPKLAITSLTNIGTNHIEFDVSTLHRTVFISADNNTISNIKFNDQFSQRNSRGNLVSYRGVLGDIQFNRKFFTGLPEYFEVKVEVNVMAYEIGAQDHLFEIGFTQRQFVDHGKSLRSLSNAWMICARKCSRNKNICLQTWQFGKMHKEEILMHSSFSKRLKEIIYLGFSLHLTTGELMVFKRYPRKLIDTLSSVPFSKGVYPVFGIGSQQLVSIGLRMGESIPRFSFFGSHFKKPVCRL; encoded by the exons at GTGCCTAAACACAATGTTTTCCACTTGGACTTGGTCACTTGTGGTAGCTCTAGTAGCGGTGCTTTATGTTGTCAACAGACAGATTAAAGGGACTGCGGATGTTAATT GTCCAACGTTTTATATGAATTCAACATCTCTCCATCCAGATATATACCTATCAGAAATGGATACAGTTGTTTCTAATTACAACGGTAATGCACAAAATACAATGACAGAcgaaaaacaattgaaaaaatataaaggagTAATCGGAAAAGATCAGATAAGTACAGAAACAGAAACTAGATTTGAAATAGGATTTTCATTCCAAATTATTTCTGGCATTGAGAATAATGATGTCTTGCTTCAAGTAGGCGTGGCTAATAATGACGTTATTGACCTACACACGACTATGGGTAAACATCAAACCGCCTGGACGGTATCAGCTGCTGGATGCAGGAGTCAATATGTTTGTCTTATTGCAGAGTCTGAtggtgaaattttgaaatcgataCCGATATCTGAAAAGAAAATCAACTCAACagtttccaaaaaaattatctaCCAGTTATTACCTGATGAAAACACAGTGACTGTCTACATCAATACTTTTGCAAacaaatttattgttttcaaaaatgtagaaTTCACGAACGCTTTGAGACTTGCTGTAGGTGTGTACAACCCAAAACTAGCGATTACCTCCCTTACCAACATTGGGACAAATCACATAGAGTTTGATGTATCAACATTGCATCGGACAGTCTTTATCTCTGCGGATAATAACAcgatatcaaatataaaatttaacgacCAATTTTCTCAAAGAAACTCGAGAGGCAATCTTGTCAGCTACAGAGGAGTTCTTGGTGATATTCAGTTCAACAGGAAATTTTTTACAGGCTTACCAGAATATTTTGAAGTGAAAGTAGAGGTCAACGTTATGGCTTATGAGATTGGAGCACAGgatcatttgtttgaaatagGGTTTACTCAAAGACAGTTTGTCGACCATGGAAAATCTCTGCGATCTTTGTCCAATGCATGGATGATTTGTGCAAGGAAAtgttcaagaaataaaaatatttgtctaCAGACTTGGCAGTTTGGCAAAATGCACAAGGAAGAAATTCTTATGCATTCCTCATTTTCTAAAcgattaaaagaaattatttatcttGGATTTTCACTTCATCTGACTACTGGTGAATTGATGGTTTTCAAAAGATATCCAAGAAAACTCATTGATACTTTGAGTAGTGTACCTTTCAGTAAAGGTGTTTATCCTGTATTTGGAATTGGTAGTCAACAGCTAGTTTCCATTGGTCTACGAATGGGTGAATCTATTCCTCGATTTAGTTTCTTTGGATCTCATTTTAAGAAACCAGTATGTCGTCTATAG
- the LOC105334279 gene encoding uncharacterized protein isoform X1: MVALHVDNKKTLLANKMKIPTDFEPDTLLKNGLESPPPKRPRTRKCDLYSGPSRFRHVDDHVNKVTAVNHKSFRGLLWHLLFCDKDIKSDLERVRAIYRWTAATGGVKQCFENNPSANTAEEYITKFQSGKISHAQILQLLCIFAGLHCKIITGCAKGKTFRPGDACTGERFRHCWNAVYFDGNWFLLDAKWGAINGNNNTSECSEFYFLTDPEQLQFSHWAEDPRWQLVDRPIAMNEFENYPFVKPHFFRVGLNFISNVKCVIETRRGQVKWDIGVTHPAKFSYRLVSSDTGSDRIDGVLLKNFIFHEVQNGRATFALRSPAPGDYFLKIFAKSLHERNGHTGYTRMLEVLEYRVQISKTCIEDDPLPNCWDTTWGPGQRTDKFCLYPLQKRGLITTDEKTVDIEINKTRPVNILCRLCRNGWKESKLQKCIEIEDNDTKSFLTVTLPYAGEYGLEIYGCLPSRKTAGYHHVCQYLISCSWRDENFTHEDLEKYLETTEAEDAVFENKELEIKPAIYSDSCQLPVLKIDESSLPEPAPRPLDLMQASPSIGWSLELEDHVKSVCDRTYRSFDTLLRDLVFSRNIQNDTVKARILFQWLATMKPQNLTFDSVDIGSPEETLRGLQTQRTTYAMAYNTLCKYSGLVSKIIFGVAKGMDYKPGNTFTPGSNHHTWNAVLLNGVWELVDTRFAKRPVLAGATGGPSMQYEFDDHFFMTNPQKFIYTHFPDESKWQMLDPLVTMETFCNMPVMTPHFFALGMDLLSHKLAYVHSTGKSIIELKYPKSKRLHLTFSVISDNGTEEYEGVKLVRYAMLEANAGKVTFRLRLPVEGKYTFIVYAKEDNPNKSDNVFAQVCEYIIEQEDVLVPKPFPYPPCAYQSWGPGIAFYQFNLFTDTVSAVIKTKKGVAKFEIMSSKPMQFRTRLVQHQETSEFEGYVTHKIQGNLTMFTITAPSQGEFGLEIYAKDPDTESKKMRHVAQYLILCEEEIHTVQLPKLPSGLLGLQPMLVKYGVSTITHSDPVIHTDTNYLEIRFGTSQNMRFTTSLFETETQAEYSEYVFIQSEMNVITLLVCLPKTGFFTFCVHGNLLTDNSQQIPGLFNYLIHCNEMKVDAIPYPKQYGFWKEGCSMMKPLAIKPVQETTVVPFKVRIPRATIVAVVVDNDWTPLVLHPDSGVWEGDIHIEPTSQGGIKVVLVASFGEDQSKYATLLEYKL; this comes from the exons GGCCATATACCGGTGGACGGCCGCCACCGGAGGCGTCAAGCAGTGCTTTGAAAATAATCCGAGTGCAAATACTGCGGAAGAATACATAACCAAGTTCCAGTCGGGCAAAATCTCACATGCTCAAATTTTGCAGTTGCTATGCAT CTTCGCCGGACTACATTGTAAGATAATCACTGGATGCGCCAAAGGGAAAACGTTCCGGCCCGGAGATGCCTGCACTGGCGAGAGATTCAGACATTGCTGGAACGCCGTGTATTTTGACGGAAACTGGTTTCTTTTAGATGCCAAATGGGGTGCTATAAATGGAAACAAT aatacCTCCGAGTGCAGCGAGTTTTATTTCCTGACAGACCCGGAACAGCTTCAGTTCAGTCACTGGGCCGAAGATCCAAGATGGCAGCTGGTAGACAGACCCATTGCCATGAATGAATTTGAGAACTATCCGTTTGTCAAGCCTCACTTTTTCAGAGTCGGGCTGAATTTCATATCAAACGTTAAATGTGTGATAGAGACAAGGAGAGGCCAAGTAAAGTGGGATATAGGAGTCACCCATCCCGCTAAATTCAGCTATCGTTTGGTGTCCTCCGATACGGGAAGCGACAGAATTGACGGAGTACTGCTGAAAAACTTTATATTCCATGAAGTGCAAAATGGAAGGGCCACTTTTGCCTTGCGCTCACCTGCTCCTGGGGATTACTTCttgaaaatatttgcaaaaagtTTACACGAGAGAAATGGCCATACAGGGTACACCCGAATGCTGGAGGTACTAGAATACAGGGTTCAAATCAGTAAGACATGCATTGAGGACGACCCTCTGCCGAACTGCTGGGACACAACATGGGGACCAGGACAACGCACAGACAAGTTCTGTCTGTACCCTCTGCAGAAACGAGGGTTGATAACTACAGACGAGAAAACAGTTGacattgaaatcaacaaaacCAGACCCGTTAACATTCTGTGTCGTCTCTGCCGCAACGGTTGGAAGGAATCGAAATTACAGAAATGTATAGAGATCGAGGATAATGATACAAAGTCCTTTTTGACTGTGACATTACCTTACGCTGGTGAATATGGACTGGAAATCTATGGATGTCTGCCGAGCAGGAAGACGGCTGGGTACCATCATGTGTGTCAATATCTGATCAGCTGTTCTTGGAGGGACGAAAATTTCACTCACGAGGACTTGGAGAAATACCTCGAGACAACTGAAGCTGAGGATGCG GTATTCGAAAACAAAGAATTGGAGATAAAGCCAGCAATTTATTCCGATAGTTGCCAATTACCTGTCCTGAAAATAGATGAATCTAGCTTGCCAGAACCCGCACCTAGACCCTTGGATCTAATGCAAGCGTCCCCAAGCATTGGATGGTCTCTAGAATTAGAAGATCACGTAAAATCg gTGTGTGACAGAACATACAGAAGTTTTGATACTCTACTGAGGGACTTAGTCTTTTCTAGAAATATACAGAATGATACTGTTAAAGCCAG GATTCTGTTTCAATGGTTAGCTACGATGAAACCACAAAACTTGACTTTTGATTCCGTGGATATAGGAAGTCCCGAGGAAACGCTCCGAGGCCTTCAAACCCAAAGAACAACGTATGCAATGGCCTACAACACCCTCTGCAA GTATAGTGGATTGGTTTCCAAAATTATATTTGGAGTAGCAAAAGGAATGGACTACAAGCCAGGAAACACATTTACTCCAGGATCAAATCACCACACATGGAATGCAGTGCTGTTGAATGGAGTTTGGGAGCTAGTCGATACGCGATTTGCTAAGCGACCAGTTCTAGCGGGCGCTACAGGCGGACCTAGTATGCAGTACGAGTTTGATGATCACTTCTTCATGACGAATCctcaaaaatttatttacacaCACTTTCCTGACGAATCCAAATGGCAAATGTTGGATCCTTTAGTTACAATGGAGACATTCTGTAACATGCCTGTTATGACACCTCACTTCTTTGCTTTAGGAATGGATCTTCTGAGCCACAAACTGGCATATGTGCACAGTACCGGAAAGTCAATCATCGAGCTAAAGTATCCGAAGTCCAAACGACTCCATCTCACATTTAGTGTAATTTCCGACAACGGGACCGAAGAGTATGAAGGCGTAAAACTTGTTAGATATGCAATGTTAGAAGCCAATGCCGGAAAGGTTACATTTAGATTACGTTTGCCTGTTGAAGGAAAATACACATTTATCGTGTATGCAAAGGAAGATAACCCGAATAAATCTGACAACGTTTTTGCGCAAGTGTGTGAATACATAATTGAGCAAGAGGACGTATTGGTACCAAAACCATTTCCTTACCCGCCTTGCGCATACCAAAGTTGGGGACCAGGAATTGCTTTCTATCAGTTCAATTTGTTCACTGATACGGTATCGGCAGTcattaaaactaaaaaaggcGTTGCGAAATTTGAAATCATGTCGTCAAAACCCATGCAGTTCAGAACACGCCTTGTGCAGCATCAAGAAACATCGGAATTTGAAGGCTACGTTACACATAAAATTCAAGGAAATTTGACAATGTTTACTATAACTGCCCCAAGTCAAGGGGAATTTGGACTGGAAATATATGCTAAAGACCCAGATACCGAGAGCAAGAAAATGAGGCATGTTGCGCAATATCTGATCCTTTGTGAAGAGGAAATTCACACAGTTCAGTTACCTAAGCTTCCATCCGGATTGCTAGGCTTACAGCCGATGTTGGTCAAGTATGGAGTGAGTACCATTACCCATTCTGACCCAGTTATTCACACAGACACGAACTATCTTGAGATACGATTTGGGACTTCACAAAACATGAGATTTACGACAAGTCTTTTTGAAACTGAAACACAAGCGGAATactcagaatatgtttttattcaatCTGAAATGAATGTCATAACTCTTCTTGTATGTCTTCCAAAAACTGGtttctttacattttgtgttCATGGCAACCTTTTGACAGACAACAGCCAGCAAATTCCCGGACTTTTTAATTATCTCATTCATTGCAATGAAATGAAAGTTGACGCCATTCCTTATCCAAAACAATATGGCTTCTGGAAAGAGGGTTGTTCTATGATGAAGCCTTTGGCAATTAAACCGGTCCAAGAAACAACGGTTGTTCCTTTCAAAGTCCGTATCCCACGAGCAACAATAGTTGCAGTGGTAGTAGATAACGATTGGACGCCTCTCGTTCTTCACCCCGATAGTGGAGTGTGGGAGGGTGATATACATATTGAGCCAACTTCACAAGGAGGAATTAAAGTTGTTCTTGTTGCCAGTTTTGGGGAAGATCAGTCCAAATACGCAACGCTTTTGgaatataaattatga
- the LOC105334279 gene encoding uncharacterized protein isoform X2, with product MKIPTDFEPDTLLKNGLESPPPKRPRTRKCDLYSGPSRFRHVDDHVNKVTAVNHKSFRGLLWHLLFCDKDIKSDLERVRAIYRWTAATGGVKQCFENNPSANTAEEYITKFQSGKISHAQILQLLCIFAGLHCKIITGCAKGKTFRPGDACTGERFRHCWNAVYFDGNWFLLDAKWGAINGNNNTSECSEFYFLTDPEQLQFSHWAEDPRWQLVDRPIAMNEFENYPFVKPHFFRVGLNFISNVKCVIETRRGQVKWDIGVTHPAKFSYRLVSSDTGSDRIDGVLLKNFIFHEVQNGRATFALRSPAPGDYFLKIFAKSLHERNGHTGYTRMLEVLEYRVQISKTCIEDDPLPNCWDTTWGPGQRTDKFCLYPLQKRGLITTDEKTVDIEINKTRPVNILCRLCRNGWKESKLQKCIEIEDNDTKSFLTVTLPYAGEYGLEIYGCLPSRKTAGYHHVCQYLISCSWRDENFTHEDLEKYLETTEAEDAVFENKELEIKPAIYSDSCQLPVLKIDESSLPEPAPRPLDLMQASPSIGWSLELEDHVKSVCDRTYRSFDTLLRDLVFSRNIQNDTVKARILFQWLATMKPQNLTFDSVDIGSPEETLRGLQTQRTTYAMAYNTLCKYSGLVSKIIFGVAKGMDYKPGNTFTPGSNHHTWNAVLLNGVWELVDTRFAKRPVLAGATGGPSMQYEFDDHFFMTNPQKFIYTHFPDESKWQMLDPLVTMETFCNMPVMTPHFFALGMDLLSHKLAYVHSTGKSIIELKYPKSKRLHLTFSVISDNGTEEYEGVKLVRYAMLEANAGKVTFRLRLPVEGKYTFIVYAKEDNPNKSDNVFAQVCEYIIEQEDVLVPKPFPYPPCAYQSWGPGIAFYQFNLFTDTVSAVIKTKKGVAKFEIMSSKPMQFRTRLVQHQETSEFEGYVTHKIQGNLTMFTITAPSQGEFGLEIYAKDPDTESKKMRHVAQYLILCEEEIHTVQLPKLPSGLLGLQPMLVKYGVSTITHSDPVIHTDTNYLEIRFGTSQNMRFTTSLFETETQAEYSEYVFIQSEMNVITLLVCLPKTGFFTFCVHGNLLTDNSQQIPGLFNYLIHCNEMKVDAIPYPKQYGFWKEGCSMMKPLAIKPVQETTVVPFKVRIPRATIVAVVVDNDWTPLVLHPDSGVWEGDIHIEPTSQGGIKVVLVASFGEDQSKYATLLEYKL from the exons GGCCATATACCGGTGGACGGCCGCCACCGGAGGCGTCAAGCAGTGCTTTGAAAATAATCCGAGTGCAAATACTGCGGAAGAATACATAACCAAGTTCCAGTCGGGCAAAATCTCACATGCTCAAATTTTGCAGTTGCTATGCAT CTTCGCCGGACTACATTGTAAGATAATCACTGGATGCGCCAAAGGGAAAACGTTCCGGCCCGGAGATGCCTGCACTGGCGAGAGATTCAGACATTGCTGGAACGCCGTGTATTTTGACGGAAACTGGTTTCTTTTAGATGCCAAATGGGGTGCTATAAATGGAAACAAT aatacCTCCGAGTGCAGCGAGTTTTATTTCCTGACAGACCCGGAACAGCTTCAGTTCAGTCACTGGGCCGAAGATCCAAGATGGCAGCTGGTAGACAGACCCATTGCCATGAATGAATTTGAGAACTATCCGTTTGTCAAGCCTCACTTTTTCAGAGTCGGGCTGAATTTCATATCAAACGTTAAATGTGTGATAGAGACAAGGAGAGGCCAAGTAAAGTGGGATATAGGAGTCACCCATCCCGCTAAATTCAGCTATCGTTTGGTGTCCTCCGATACGGGAAGCGACAGAATTGACGGAGTACTGCTGAAAAACTTTATATTCCATGAAGTGCAAAATGGAAGGGCCACTTTTGCCTTGCGCTCACCTGCTCCTGGGGATTACTTCttgaaaatatttgcaaaaagtTTACACGAGAGAAATGGCCATACAGGGTACACCCGAATGCTGGAGGTACTAGAATACAGGGTTCAAATCAGTAAGACATGCATTGAGGACGACCCTCTGCCGAACTGCTGGGACACAACATGGGGACCAGGACAACGCACAGACAAGTTCTGTCTGTACCCTCTGCAGAAACGAGGGTTGATAACTACAGACGAGAAAACAGTTGacattgaaatcaacaaaacCAGACCCGTTAACATTCTGTGTCGTCTCTGCCGCAACGGTTGGAAGGAATCGAAATTACAGAAATGTATAGAGATCGAGGATAATGATACAAAGTCCTTTTTGACTGTGACATTACCTTACGCTGGTGAATATGGACTGGAAATCTATGGATGTCTGCCGAGCAGGAAGACGGCTGGGTACCATCATGTGTGTCAATATCTGATCAGCTGTTCTTGGAGGGACGAAAATTTCACTCACGAGGACTTGGAGAAATACCTCGAGACAACTGAAGCTGAGGATGCG GTATTCGAAAACAAAGAATTGGAGATAAAGCCAGCAATTTATTCCGATAGTTGCCAATTACCTGTCCTGAAAATAGATGAATCTAGCTTGCCAGAACCCGCACCTAGACCCTTGGATCTAATGCAAGCGTCCCCAAGCATTGGATGGTCTCTAGAATTAGAAGATCACGTAAAATCg gTGTGTGACAGAACATACAGAAGTTTTGATACTCTACTGAGGGACTTAGTCTTTTCTAGAAATATACAGAATGATACTGTTAAAGCCAG GATTCTGTTTCAATGGTTAGCTACGATGAAACCACAAAACTTGACTTTTGATTCCGTGGATATAGGAAGTCCCGAGGAAACGCTCCGAGGCCTTCAAACCCAAAGAACAACGTATGCAATGGCCTACAACACCCTCTGCAA GTATAGTGGATTGGTTTCCAAAATTATATTTGGAGTAGCAAAAGGAATGGACTACAAGCCAGGAAACACATTTACTCCAGGATCAAATCACCACACATGGAATGCAGTGCTGTTGAATGGAGTTTGGGAGCTAGTCGATACGCGATTTGCTAAGCGACCAGTTCTAGCGGGCGCTACAGGCGGACCTAGTATGCAGTACGAGTTTGATGATCACTTCTTCATGACGAATCctcaaaaatttatttacacaCACTTTCCTGACGAATCCAAATGGCAAATGTTGGATCCTTTAGTTACAATGGAGACATTCTGTAACATGCCTGTTATGACACCTCACTTCTTTGCTTTAGGAATGGATCTTCTGAGCCACAAACTGGCATATGTGCACAGTACCGGAAAGTCAATCATCGAGCTAAAGTATCCGAAGTCCAAACGACTCCATCTCACATTTAGTGTAATTTCCGACAACGGGACCGAAGAGTATGAAGGCGTAAAACTTGTTAGATATGCAATGTTAGAAGCCAATGCCGGAAAGGTTACATTTAGATTACGTTTGCCTGTTGAAGGAAAATACACATTTATCGTGTATGCAAAGGAAGATAACCCGAATAAATCTGACAACGTTTTTGCGCAAGTGTGTGAATACATAATTGAGCAAGAGGACGTATTGGTACCAAAACCATTTCCTTACCCGCCTTGCGCATACCAAAGTTGGGGACCAGGAATTGCTTTCTATCAGTTCAATTTGTTCACTGATACGGTATCGGCAGTcattaaaactaaaaaaggcGTTGCGAAATTTGAAATCATGTCGTCAAAACCCATGCAGTTCAGAACACGCCTTGTGCAGCATCAAGAAACATCGGAATTTGAAGGCTACGTTACACATAAAATTCAAGGAAATTTGACAATGTTTACTATAACTGCCCCAAGTCAAGGGGAATTTGGACTGGAAATATATGCTAAAGACCCAGATACCGAGAGCAAGAAAATGAGGCATGTTGCGCAATATCTGATCCTTTGTGAAGAGGAAATTCACACAGTTCAGTTACCTAAGCTTCCATCCGGATTGCTAGGCTTACAGCCGATGTTGGTCAAGTATGGAGTGAGTACCATTACCCATTCTGACCCAGTTATTCACACAGACACGAACTATCTTGAGATACGATTTGGGACTTCACAAAACATGAGATTTACGACAAGTCTTTTTGAAACTGAAACACAAGCGGAATactcagaatatgtttttattcaatCTGAAATGAATGTCATAACTCTTCTTGTATGTCTTCCAAAAACTGGtttctttacattttgtgttCATGGCAACCTTTTGACAGACAACAGCCAGCAAATTCCCGGACTTTTTAATTATCTCATTCATTGCAATGAAATGAAAGTTGACGCCATTCCTTATCCAAAACAATATGGCTTCTGGAAAGAGGGTTGTTCTATGATGAAGCCTTTGGCAATTAAACCGGTCCAAGAAACAACGGTTGTTCCTTTCAAAGTCCGTATCCCACGAGCAACAATAGTTGCAGTGGTAGTAGATAACGATTGGACGCCTCTCGTTCTTCACCCCGATAGTGGAGTGTGGGAGGGTGATATACATATTGAGCCAACTTCACAAGGAGGAATTAAAGTTGTTCTTGTTGCCAGTTTTGGGGAAGATCAGTCCAAATACGCAACGCTTTTGgaatataaattatga